TTGGGCTTTGATTCTTGTACAAAACTCTAGTAACCAAATTTGCGACTTTGGCTCTGATATCGAAAAAGTATCATCAAAAATTAAACTGCCTCTAGAATTGGGATCCATGTGGTTTCCATTGTCTATAGCTTTTACGCCCCATATCCATCTGAGAGGCATATTACTGCCAGTTCCTATATCCTTACCAAGTCTTTCAAAAAGGAACTTGTCACTGTACCTCATATCATACTGTTCAAACGGATGCGATGTTTGAAATAGTTGGAACTGTCTAGAGTCAGGAAGTTGAAGACCTGGAGAGTAAAACACTACAACAATGCTGTAAATCCCTAAACCACCTAGCCCCAATACAAAAACGATGTGGAACTTTGTTACACATGTGATAATAAATCTATTCAACACTATTCTAGCATCATCCCAAATCTCATTAAAGGATTTTTTCAGCACCTCTAcaaattttacattattttggcaCAATTTAACATCCAATATAAATACTGATACGGGTAACCAGGTTATCATTAGTAAAAAGTTGACTAGAACAGCTGTTCCAGCAAATATGCTGAAGCAGTTAATAGCAGGTATGTAACTTACGTAAGATGCGTAAAATGCTACAGCAGTCGTCAAGGTTGTTATGAACATTGTCATAACAGAATGTTTAAGAGTTTCTTCAAGTATTTGCACAAGTATAGTCTCGCCTGCACTTGATACATTCTTTATATCCCCCATATCCCCTAACCCACTATCCCGACTAGCCACATTATCTCTGATAAGTTGTTTACTGACCATTTTCCACACCTTAACATAAAGAAATGCATCATCAGCTCCAATTCCTATCACAACAACTATTACTAATAAATTCATAAATGGGAAAAACTCTAAATTGAACACATATACATACAAGAAGTATGACACACCAAGAGAATATGTAATAGCGGTAAACAACATAAGTGTCAACATTACAGACTTTGTGTAAATCCAAACACATAAAAACACAAACACAGCTCCTAAGCCAACTAACCAAGTGTCCTCAATAACCCATATGTCAAATAATGCATTCTTGAGCCCAAAATCCATTGCAGGTATAAAAAGATTATCATAAGACATATTTGAactttgtaattttttataGTATGGTAATACTGTGCTACTACTTGGCAGTGGTAAGAAGACCATTACATTTTTAACATGCCTTTGAGAAAGGTCAGGCGGAGCAAATGCATTAGAATCTATTAAGTAGAACAACATGTTGTATATTGCATCATACTGGGAACAATATTTTGGTACCTTACATCTGTTGAACTCACATGAAGCCATCAATGAAAAATTGTGAAAATAGACTGCACATTTTTCTAAAATCACAGAAGTTTTGTCAACATCTTCTTTAGTCAAATTCTCACATGATTGTTTGCCAGAGATTAAAGCTATATAGTTTGGAACACTCCATACCGGACAGCAGAGGTCTTCACCGTTGAAAGGCCTTTGACACAAATTGAAATATTCCACAGCTCCTAGTTCCACGAGATCCAATTGCCAGTAACACATTTTTTGAACATTCTCAAATGTGAGTAAGGATGAATTATCAGTGCTTTCTATAACAAAATGTGCATAATTTGATAGTGGTGCTCCGCAACTTCCAAAAGCATAGTTTCTGTGGATTGGTGTATCAGGCTCACGCTGCATC
The sequence above is drawn from the Cydia fagiglandana chromosome 7, ilCydFagi1.1, whole genome shotgun sequence genome and encodes:
- the LOC134665874 gene encoding protein dispatched, with amino-acid sequence MWSAYARSIVRHSYLFLFLSSVISTILTVIPLVCHKLPSFSDPLTGFETRGTTLAHRFIAWENLNDETRPSRRLAVDPQEIKDQIRINFTYYNRTTQSKPQTKRNPSKKKLRTRKEISNSTSSTKIRYNSPESNFSSDHVHWGYGNVTFEGENDFFLKEHVRKQWVSLKKMQREPDTPIHRNYAFGSCGAPLSNYAHFVIESTDNSSLLTFENVQKMCYWQLDLVELGAVEYFNLCQRPFNGEDLCCPVWSVPNYIALISGKQSCENLTKEDVDKTSVILEKCAVYFHNFSLMASCEFNRCKVPKYCSQYDAIYNMLFYLIDSNAFAPPDLSQRHVKNVMVFLPLPSSSTVLPYYKKLQSSNMSYDNLFIPAMDFGLKNALFDIWVIEDTWLVGLGAVFVFLCVWIYTKSVMLTLMLFTAITYSLGVSYFLYVYVFNLEFFPFMNLLVIVVVIGIGADDAFLYVKVWKMVSKQLIRDNVASRDSGLGDMGDIKNVSSAGETILVQILEETLKHSVMTMFITTLTTAVAFYASYVSYIPAINCFSIFAGTAVLVNFLLMITWLPVSVFILDVKLCQNNVKFVEVLKKSFNEIWDDARIVLNRFIITCVTKFHIVFVLGLGGLGIYSIVVVFYSPGLQLPDSRQFQLFQTSHPFEQYDMRYSDKFLFERLGKDIGTGSNMPLRWIWGVKAIDNGNHMDPNSRGSLIFDDTFSISEPKSQIWLLEFCTRIKAQPFYQHTPGFLLPNCFIENFKNIFMNRRCYDSTEKIDRKPCCEVSRFPYKKKVFERCIILATESLYQTSRELFMPGVAGPKFLRSARPPKIASIVVDFESVVPYSMSYLAMNKFFSDVENWTENELKSAPRGMKGGWFISDLQFFDLQRTLASGTVMALLISAGLGFVVLIPATLSFVVSACALAAMVFSSTVTIAFLVLSGWKLNILESVAISTSAGLAVDFSLHYALSYTNANGIKTSRVKTALSTSAGPTAAAALTTGFAGIFLLRSNLLPYSQIGCFLALIMSVSWFYATFFLCSLLCIVGRNSSKEFPSEDRKTVSRVSSICSGIPNLESHELEHLADSNRTNLTHSHSPSSWSATTVVLHDDCDNAHSKVDKKISITANLACDND